One window from the genome of Paenibacillus azoreducens encodes:
- a CDS encoding alkaline phosphatase family protein — MQGVSPTEAEKSKPESQIAKTGSRSVNVNKQAAAAPEHVVIVMEENHSQKKIIGNPSAPYMNSLAKQGAYFTQSYGTDHPSQPNYLVLFSGSNQGIHSDSCGHTLNAPNLASELIKHKYTFAGYSEDLPSIGSKVCTHKQYGRKHSPWVNFTNVPESAHMRFSDFPTDYRKLPTVSFVIPNLDHDMHDGTIQSADNWLKNNLGPYVEWAKSHHSLLILTWDEDDYGSRNHIPTIMVGENIRPGNYDQKITHLNVLRMLEDMYHLPYVGATSKAEPINNVWTNNK, encoded by the coding sequence GTGCAAGGCGTAAGTCCGACAGAAGCGGAGAAAAGCAAACCTGAGTCCCAAATCGCTAAAACTGGCAGCCGTTCTGTCAACGTAAATAAACAGGCTGCCGCAGCTCCAGAGCATGTCGTGATCGTCATGGAGGAAAATCATTCCCAGAAAAAAATTATCGGAAATCCATCAGCTCCTTACATGAACAGCTTGGCTAAGCAGGGGGCGTATTTCACGCAATCCTATGGTACGGATCACCCCAGCCAGCCTAATTATCTGGTGCTTTTTTCAGGATCCAACCAGGGCATCCATAGCGATTCCTGCGGGCACACATTAAACGCGCCGAATTTGGCTAGTGAGCTGATTAAACATAAGTATACGTTTGCGGGATATTCGGAGGACTTGCCCTCGATCGGTTCCAAAGTATGCACCCATAAACAGTACGGAAGGAAACATAGTCCGTGGGTGAACTTTACCAACGTCCCGGAATCCGCTCATATGAGGTTTTCAGACTTCCCAACCGATTACCGCAAACTTCCGACCGTTTCTTTTGTCATTCCCAATCTGGATCATGATATGCATGACGGAACGATTCAAAGCGCGGACAATTGGCTGAAAAATAACCTGGGACCTTATGTAGAATGGGCGAAAAGCCATCATAGCTTACTGATTTTGACTTGGGATGAGGACGATTATGGAAGCCGCAACCATATCCCGACCATTATGGTAGGCGAAAATATCCGCCCAGGAAATTACGATCAGAAGATCACGCATTTGAACGTGCTTCGGATGCTGGAAGACATGTATCATTTGCCGTATGTGGGCGCTACTTCAAAAGCTGAGCCAATTAACAACGTCTGGACAAACAATAAATAA
- a CDS encoding undecaprenyl-diphosphatase, which yields MSIDQIDYQLFHAINEWGRSASFLNPFMRFFAEDAFYLFFAGFLIYWFVRNENNRKMVIQSVISVCGGLAVSWLLGHLFYRDRPFVSHAVIQLIQHAANASFPSDHAIGAFAIAASFALYRKKEGIAWLIMAALIAFSRVWTGVHYPTDILGGALIGVIVAAVVHMLVNRSQTVSNWLNAGLNFYEKYEMKILPRYAKKEAQISTHRK from the coding sequence ATGAGTATTGACCAAATCGACTATCAACTATTTCATGCCATCAACGAATGGGGAAGATCCGCTTCATTTTTAAATCCGTTCATGCGTTTTTTCGCAGAGGATGCTTTTTATCTGTTTTTTGCAGGGTTTTTGATTTATTGGTTTGTAAGAAATGAAAATAACCGAAAAATGGTTATACAGTCCGTTATATCGGTTTGTGGTGGACTTGCTGTCAGCTGGCTGCTTGGTCATCTTTTTTACCGGGACCGTCCTTTTGTTTCACACGCAGTCATTCAACTGATTCAGCACGCGGCTAACGCTTCATTTCCCAGCGATCATGCCATTGGGGCTTTCGCGATTGCCGCCTCTTTTGCCTTGTACCGGAAGAAGGAAGGCATAGCGTGGTTGATTATGGCGGCTTTAATTGCATTTTCAAGAGTATGGACAGGTGTGCACTACCCGACCGACATTCTTGGTGGAGCCTTGATCGGGGTCATCGTGGCGGCAGTCGTTCACATGCTTGTGAACCGGTCCCAAACAGTATCCAACTGGTTGAATGCAGGGTTGAATTTTTATGAAAAATACGAAATGAAAATTTTGCCGCGGTATGCGAAAAAAGAAGCCCAAATTTCTACGCATAGGAAGTGA
- a CDS encoding HAMP domain-containing sensor histidine kinase → MKRITYLLRRLPVIWKLMIGATLLIFLVFATYNFAQYLVLKQWMMKQEQDTLHTMMTQVQAYLNDKSDAAKTLMLPETKSYMRDILGKDQMIRMIDPKGKELLLVTNHFDPSWITPVPTAGKILKDVWHGEDHILVYRGPFALQAEHGTIEIAINLETFDHFNDTLLWVMVIGGFLAVCISALSGWAIAKQFLRPVKALAGTIQNVKQKGLQERVANIENRDEISELASLFNELMDQLEVSFRQQKQFVDDASHELRTPITILEGHLNLLNRWGKDNPAVLEESLTASLLEVRRLKGLVQGLLALTRAETSSLTDHIEYIQIDAFLAKIKSRVETLYPEFSFELTLEQKGSLVKINPLHLEQIVFIVIENAVKYSGDSKLINITSRVKQNEVYISVQDHGIGIPPAELQYVFDRFYRVDKARNREIEGTGLGLSIAKNLIEYYHGKIKMTSVENEGTRVTLTLPAAQ, encoded by the coding sequence ATGAAGCGAATAACTTATTTGTTAAGGCGCCTGCCGGTTATATGGAAGCTGATGATTGGAGCAACGCTTCTCATTTTCCTTGTGTTTGCTACGTACAACTTTGCCCAATACCTCGTGCTGAAGCAATGGATGATGAAACAGGAGCAAGACACGCTCCATACCATGATGACCCAGGTCCAGGCTTATTTGAATGATAAATCCGATGCGGCAAAAACCTTGATGCTCCCTGAGACCAAATCTTATATGAGAGATATACTCGGCAAAGACCAGATGATCCGCATGATCGACCCGAAGGGGAAAGAACTGCTTCTTGTCACGAACCACTTTGATCCGAGCTGGATTACACCGGTCCCAACTGCGGGAAAAATTTTGAAAGATGTATGGCACGGTGAAGATCATATCCTGGTATACAGAGGCCCTTTCGCGCTGCAAGCCGAACATGGGACCATCGAAATTGCGATAAATCTGGAGACTTTCGACCATTTTAACGATACCCTGCTTTGGGTCATGGTTATTGGAGGGTTTTTAGCCGTCTGCATCAGTGCTTTAAGCGGATGGGCGATCGCCAAGCAATTTCTGCGTCCGGTTAAGGCCCTTGCAGGCACCATTCAAAATGTAAAACAAAAAGGCCTTCAAGAACGGGTTGCCAATATTGAAAACAGAGACGAAATATCGGAACTTGCCAGCTTGTTCAACGAGCTGATGGATCAACTTGAGGTGTCCTTCCGGCAGCAAAAACAATTCGTAGACGATGCGTCGCATGAACTGCGGACTCCAATTACGATTTTGGAGGGCCATTTAAATTTATTGAACCGCTGGGGAAAAGACAACCCTGCCGTACTTGAAGAGTCTCTTACTGCATCACTGCTGGAGGTTCGCCGGTTAAAAGGTCTCGTACAAGGTCTGCTTGCTTTAACACGTGCGGAAACTTCTTCATTAACCGATCATATCGAATATATCCAGATCGATGCTTTTCTTGCCAAGATTAAAAGCCGGGTGGAGACGCTGTATCCGGAATTTTCGTTTGAACTGACCTTGGAGCAAAAGGGAAGCTTGGTCAAAATCAATCCGCTCCATTTGGAGCAAATCGTGTTCATTGTGATCGAAAACGCAGTCAAGTATTCAGGTGACAGCAAGCTGATCAATATCACTTCACGCGTGAAACAGAATGAAGTCTATATATCCGTACAGGATCACGGCATCGGCATTCCCCCTGCAGAGCTGCAATATGTATTTGACCGCTTTTACCGTGTGGATAAAGCCCGAAATCGTGAAATCGAAGGAACAGGCTTAGGTCTGTCGATCGCCAAAAATCTTATTGAGTATTATCATGGGAAAATTAAGATGACCAGTGTTGAAAATGAAGGCACGCGGGTTACGCTCACGCTTCCGGCCGCGCAGTAG
- a CDS encoding response regulator transcription factor — translation MKRILIIDDEKSLVRFIQLELEHENFFVKAAYDGNNGLQMALSEDWDLILLDIMLPKINGVDVCRRLRTVKSTPVIMLTARDRLEDRVSGLDNGADDYIAKPFDIEELLARMRALFRRMDLKAHQEHKVLTFKEITIDLDARIATRGGNVIDLTKREFDLLAVFMKHPNLVQTRDMLLDLVWGYDSQVETNVVDVYVRYLRNKLDMPGEESIIQTIRGMGYVMR, via the coding sequence ATGAAACGGATTCTTATTATAGATGATGAAAAAAGTTTGGTGCGCTTCATACAGCTAGAGCTTGAGCATGAGAATTTTTTTGTGAAAGCGGCTTATGATGGAAACAACGGTCTGCAGATGGCTTTGTCTGAAGACTGGGATTTGATATTGCTGGATATTATGCTTCCAAAAATCAACGGGGTTGACGTATGCCGCAGACTCCGCACGGTAAAAAGCACGCCCGTGATCATGTTGACGGCCAGAGACCGATTGGAGGATCGGGTATCGGGGTTGGATAATGGAGCGGACGACTATATCGCTAAACCATTTGACATTGAGGAACTCCTTGCACGTATGCGGGCGTTATTCCGGCGAATGGATCTTAAAGCACATCAGGAGCATAAGGTATTGACATTCAAAGAAATAACGATTGACCTCGATGCAAGAATAGCAACCCGCGGCGGTAACGTCATAGATCTGACCAAACGCGAATTCGATCTTTTGGCGGTGTTCATGAAGCATCCGAACCTGGTACAAACCAGAGACATGTTATTGGATTTAGTGTGGGGTTATGACTCGCAGGTAGAGACGAACGTGGTTGATGTTTATGTGAGATACTTGCGCAATAAACTTGATATGCCAGGTGAAGAAAGCATTATTCAAACCATCCGCGGCATGGGATACGTGATGCGATAA
- a CDS encoding C40 family peptidase produces the protein MNNNTNNIKKNRVVKVLTGVGLCLSIAFSGSALLPAQQVHAASVSSNSSIADNIIATGKQFMGVPYHFGASSGRTDEFDCSSFTQYVFKQSGIHLPRSSRQQSTVGTPVSKNQLQPGDLVFSDTNHDGVINHVSIYIGNGQLLHTYRVGIGVTISNFAGSAWDRGFMTARRVIPGNVQARAVSQSANAQSTDSQFADKQSADIQSTDAQFAADSQATDKWPQTTKVSHVKKHNHVSKHGRTFGRSDSENE, from the coding sequence ATGAATAACAACACGAACAACATCAAAAAAAACCGAGTCGTCAAAGTATTGACCGGAGTCGGTCTTTGTCTCTCCATTGCTTTCTCCGGAAGCGCGCTGCTTCCTGCACAGCAGGTTCATGCTGCTTCAGTTTCGTCCAACAGTTCCATTGCGGACAATATTATAGCGACAGGCAAACAATTTATGGGCGTTCCTTATCATTTCGGAGCTTCATCGGGGCGGACAGATGAGTTCGATTGTTCTTCGTTTACCCAATATGTATTCAAACAAAGCGGCATCCATCTTCCGCGGTCTTCGAGACAACAATCCACCGTAGGGACGCCGGTTTCCAAAAATCAACTGCAGCCGGGAGATTTGGTTTTTTCGGATACGAATCATGATGGCGTTATTAATCATGTCAGCATCTATATCGGTAATGGTCAATTGCTGCATACCTATCGTGTCGGCATTGGCGTTACGATTTCCAACTTTGCGGGAAGCGCTTGGGACCGAGGTTTCATGACCGCACGCCGCGTCATTCCTGGCAATGTACAAGCTCGCGCAGTATCGCAGTCGGCGAATGCGCAGTCTACTGATTCGCAGTTTGCAGATAAGCAGTCCGCGGATATACAGTCTACAGATGCACAGTTTGCCGCGGATTCGCAGGCCACAGACAAATGGCCTCAAACAACCAAGGTCTCTCACGTGAAAAAACATAATCATGTTTCGAAACACGGGAGAACTTTCGGAAGATCGGATTCAGAGAACGAATGA